taaactatcaaATTTCCTATCTATATCATCGCTAGGTTTATAACACCAACACATCTCAATTAGCTATTGTTCACTTTTCCTACCTAAAATATCAGtaattgaaggaaaattgaaCAACTGGTACAGTTATATTGAGATAAATATTTGGTAATAACTACATAGAGAGCTCACACCTAATAAGCCAGTATTAATCTTTGAAAGTCAAGTTTAATACATTTTTCGAGTTCCATGAAGAAATTTACCAAGCTTCTCTTAAAACATTTTTCGTGTACGAAAAtagaattcatgaactaaatTTTCTGGTATGCTGGTTCATGACTTTTTATCAGACCACATTCGATCCAAATTTAATCAGGTCTGGTCAAAAAAAGGTTTAAGGTCACAAATAACCACAAACGGAACGATTATCGTTCAcgcaataagaaaaaaaagaaggtaaaaCAGGCATACCACCTAAGAAAATCAAACATGCACAAAATGCTAAGCAACAACTGAAAGATAGTAAAGCCCATAGTTCAGTTCTATTTGCACACACACCGGTTGTTCCGGAAAATACAACATTATCCATAGCTACAGCTACTGTGCAGAGTTGTCGACAATCGACAAAGTACTATAAATAAAACCAGCAGAAAGCTAACACTAGTAagtccctttttctttttataaatcaCTAGttaactttattataattttacttgGGATAGCATTTTCTGCATTGACACGACAAATATAAGAACTGCACGATGATTGATGAAGGAAATCAGAAACCATGAATTTTGATGTGTTCTTTCTTCACGATTCCAGCCTGTTTCCAGAAAGTTAAAAAGTCGAAGAATTGTTAGCAactatcaaaatatattttcacgTATCAAAAGTGGATGCAAGGATAACGGATTTAGCACAAATATCCTCGTGATGGTAGCATATACTAATAATATGAACACAAGTGAGAATTATTGATGCAAAGAACAATCACCTGGACAAGAAATGTAGAAACGTTCTTTCTCTGATCACCCTGGAGTTGAATAACCTGTAAAAGTTCGATTATGTTTACACACAGCACTTACATTAGTAAAATGTTGTAACACATTGATAGACAGAGATATCAATCTCGCCAACACGAACCTGGCCTAGTTCTGGATCCTGGACAACAGTACCATTGCAGCAAAACTCTTTCTTAAGGTCCTTTAGTATTTTATTGTAGCTGAATTCTTTCTTCAATCCTTGCACAGTTGTCAGGCTTTTCCGACCATTTCTTTGTTGTATGCGAATGTGTACATAATCTTTTGTCCCAGCTCCAGAATTATCAGCATTTGCCTCAGCAAAGGGATCTAATGAAGACATCAAAACAAGGACGAATGAATCCTTTACGAATCATAATTGGAAAAAACCCACCCACAACCAAACCTAGCGAGATGATTTAGTTATTTGCTTCATTTGCATCTAATCCGACAACCAGCACTATCCCAAAGCAAGTTGGCACAGCTATATATAGTTCACACTAACCATGTAGCTCCATTTGAACTAAAAGTTGTCACTAGCAAATCTTTAAAGTGatcttacaaaaaataaataccaaTTCAACTGAGAATTAATAATACATCAGACAAGTCGCATACCAAAAGCAGCGGGAACTTGGAGGTCGAGATCAGACATGAAACTTTGCTGagaaaaaagataaacttgCTCAAATCACCAAACTTGGATGCTCAGATCTAGCGTAGAAGAGAAGATTCATCaattatacaaacagaaatcaTAAGCAAACTTCCCCACAAAGAGGAGCACATATTAAAGAGATGGCATCAAGCAATATTGCAGGACAGAGACACCAATATATCAGGCATGAAACCCTGTCCAACAACTAACATAAGGccaacaaaacaaacaaaaaaaatattactaagtTCTATATTATGACGCCAAAAAATCTACAAGGAAACAGTTCTTCACAGAAAATCTGGTTCATTCAAAGCGTGATCACAACAACAAATCAAAggagttaaaataaaaaacatgacacaaaaaaagaagttaaagacGCCCTGAACATATCTTTTGctttaaaattgaaaacaaCTAGACAAAGATACTGACAAGATAATAGTTCCTCGAAgaaacttttcacaacaatgAAGCAATGAAAACAGGCGGAATTAGCACTTAAAAGTATATAAACTTGATCAGATATGCCCTTCGTTAATAATTTATTGATCAATAGTTGATCCAATCCAAATATGCAATT
The sequence above is a segment of the Solanum lycopersicum chromosome 10, SLM_r2.1 genome. Coding sequences within it:
- the LOC101247963 gene encoding protein translation factor SUI1 homolog; translation: MSDLDLQVPAAFDPFAEANADNSGAGTKDYVHIRIQQRNGRKSLTTVQGLKKEFSYNKILKDLKKEFCCNGTVVQDPELGQVIQLQGDQRKNVSTFLVQAGIVKKEHIKIHGF